A single genomic interval of Eptesicus fuscus isolate TK198812 chromosome 10, DD_ASM_mEF_20220401, whole genome shotgun sequence harbors:
- the NCOA7 gene encoding nuclear receptor coactivator 7 isoform X2 yields the protein MRVRRLPLDIQIFYCARPNQEPFVKIITVEEAKRRKSTCSYYEDDDETALPILQPQSALLENMHIEQLARRLPARVQGYPWRLAYSTLEHGTSLKTLYRKSASLDSPVLLVIKDMDNQIFGAYATHPFKFSDHYYGTGETFLYTFSPNFKVFKWSGENSYFINGDISSLELGGGGGRFGLWLDADLYHGRSNSCSTFNNDILSKKEDFIVQDLEVWTFE from the exons ATGAGGGTCCGAAGATTGCCCTTGGacattcagattttctattgTGCCAGACCCAACCAAGAACCTTTTGTGAAG ATCATCACTGTCGAGGAGGCGAAGCGCAGGAAGAGCACGTGCAGCTACTATGAGGACGATGACGAGACAGCCCTGCCGATTCTGCAGCCCCAGAGCGCGCTCCTGGAGAACATGCACATCGAGCAG CTGGCCCGCCGCCTTCCAGCCAGGGTACAAGGGTATCCATGGAGACTCGCATATAGCACATTGGAGCACGGGACCAGCTTGAAAACTCTCTATCGGAAATCAGCATCGCTAGACAGTCCTGTCCTGCTGGTTATCAAAGACATGGATAATCAG atTTTCGGAGCATATGCCACTCATCCTTTCAAGTTCAGTGACCACTATTACGGCACAGGCGAAACTTTTCTCTACACATTTAGCCCCAATTTCAAG GTCTTTAAGTGGAGTGGAGAAAACTCATACTTTATCAATGGAGACATAAGTTCCTTAGAACTTGGTGGTGGAGG GGGACGATTTGGTTTATGGCTAGATGCTGATTTATACCATGGCCGAAGCAATTCCTGTAGCACTTTCAACAATGATATTCTTTCCAAAAAGGAAGACTTCATAGTTCAGGACCTCGAGGTATGGACATTCGAGTGA